One Streptomyces sp. NBC_00102 DNA segment encodes these proteins:
- a CDS encoding PDZ domain-containing protein, whose translation MPRRTATMLASTLIFIALICVGVLLPVPYAEMSPGPTVNTLGDANGDPVLKISGRKTYPTSGHLNMTTVRVTGADYNMNLVEAVYGWLAHDSVIVPHDTLYPDGKTEEQSTQENAEEFSQSQESAKVAALKELGIPVSSRVIVSTVVKGGAAEGKLHAGDVIESVDGTAVKDPADVAKLVSKRDAGQDVTFTVVPAEKAAAAEKAGKDPEGTQDVTLTTRKADDDGRAIVGIQAGTDHTFPFEIDINLADVGGPSAGLMFSLGIVDKLTPGQLTGGKFVAGTGTIDDDGTVGPIGGINMKLIGARNAGARYFLTPDENCAAAAADTPSGLTLVRVKKISDAKESLDKIRTGDTAALPSCSKS comes from the coding sequence ATGCCACGCCGCACCGCGACGATGCTCGCCTCGACTCTCATCTTCATCGCGCTTATCTGTGTGGGCGTGCTGCTTCCCGTTCCGTACGCGGAGATGTCCCCCGGGCCGACGGTCAACACGCTGGGCGACGCGAACGGCGATCCGGTGCTCAAGATCTCCGGTCGCAAGACGTACCCGACGTCCGGGCATCTCAACATGACGACGGTCCGCGTCACCGGTGCGGACTACAACATGAACCTGGTCGAGGCCGTGTACGGCTGGCTGGCCCACGACAGCGTGATCGTGCCGCACGACACCCTCTACCCGGACGGGAAGACCGAGGAGCAGTCGACGCAGGAGAACGCCGAGGAGTTCAGCCAGTCCCAGGAGAGCGCCAAGGTCGCCGCCCTGAAGGAACTGGGCATCCCGGTGAGTTCGCGCGTCATCGTGTCGACCGTCGTGAAGGGCGGGGCGGCCGAGGGCAAGCTCCACGCGGGCGACGTGATCGAGTCGGTGGACGGGACCGCGGTGAAGGATCCGGCGGACGTCGCGAAACTGGTGAGCAAGCGCGACGCCGGCCAGGACGTGACGTTCACGGTCGTCCCGGCCGAGAAGGCCGCCGCGGCCGAGAAGGCCGGGAAGGACCCCGAGGGCACCCAGGACGTCACCCTCACCACCCGCAAGGCGGACGACGACGGCCGCGCGATCGTCGGCATCCAGGCGGGGACCGACCACACCTTCCCGTTCGAGATCGACATCAACCTCGCCGACGTCGGGGGCCCGAGCGCCGGGCTGATGTTCTCGCTCGGCATCGTCGACAAGCTCACGCCCGGTCAGCTCACCGGCGGGAAGTTCGTCGCGGGCACCGGCACCATCGACGACGACGGCACCGTCGGCCCGATCGGCGGCATCAACATGAAGCTGATCGGCGCCCGGAACGCCGGGGCGAGGTACTTCCTCACCCCCGACGAGAACTGCGCCGCCGCCGCGGCCGACACCCCGTCCGGTCTCACCCTGGTCCGGGTCAAGAAGATCAGCGACGCCAAGGAGTCCCTGGACAAGATCCGCACCGGCGACACGGCCGCCCTGCCGAGCTGCTCGAAGAGCTGA
- a CDS encoding cyclic nucleotide-binding/CBS domain-containing protein: MLVRDAMTTVVLTIGPTHTLRQAAALMSARRVGAAVVHDPDTCGFGIITERDILDAVGLGQDPDREAVSGHTTTDVVFAAPTWTLEEAAEAMTHGGFRHLIVLNDDGPVGLVSVRDIIRCWAPVRRRHPVELAG; the protein is encoded by the coding sequence ATGCTGGTCCGAGACGCCATGACCACCGTGGTGCTCACCATCGGCCCCACCCACACACTCCGCCAGGCAGCCGCGCTCATGTCGGCCCGCCGCGTCGGAGCCGCCGTCGTCCACGATCCGGACACGTGCGGATTCGGCATCATCACCGAACGCGACATCCTCGACGCCGTAGGACTCGGCCAGGACCCCGACCGGGAGGCCGTGTCCGGCCACACCACCACGGACGTGGTCTTCGCCGCCCCCACCTGGACCCTGGAAGAGGCCGCCGAGGCCATGACCCACGGCGGGTTCCGGCACCTGATCGTGCTGAACGACGACGGCCCGGTGGGCCTGGTCTCGGTCCGCGACATCATCCGCTGCTGGGCTCCGGTGCGCCGCCGGCACCCGGTCGAGCTGGCCGGCTGA
- a CDS encoding tetratricopeptide repeat protein produces MVFMGDRATLLETGRFVQRRTRGPERAPAAASAAVTDGAAGTAEQAVTSDDSTTGATGTTGVTVTPGNPGNTETAAGPSYTADMTAAGVSEAAETPETSEDVERHRRAADAGDTAAMSVVGALLLRRGELDAAEPYLRGATADGDRAAANNLGVLLHQRGYPDEAAGWWRIAAVAGSASAAHALGRHLRERGDEPGAEYWLRQSAEQGHALGAYALADLLEHRSDVGAERWLRAAAEQGHREAAYRLARTIERNAVEDPHQAFGLGRAPVEAVEPPVNAAGAPGDGPVAGPAEGRVGEAEQWYRQAAARGHRRAALHLGAILERRGELKEAGRWYLTSARAGEARAACALAFLLRDVGDVESAAVWWLRAAQEGDGNAANALGALHADRGEPQTAERWYRAALDAGDVNGAYNLGLLCAAQDRTPQAEQWYRRAAYAGHREASNALAVLLLQAGDATGAEPWFSKAAEAGSVDAAFNLGILHAGRDEELAALGWYKRAASAGHTDAALQVAMALLRQGDDQEAERHLRTAAGGGSAEAAFRLAGVLDARRPPRATPVLGEPMPEKTECEEWYERAAEQGHRRAQVRVGMLCAARGDVENAARWYREAAEAGSRNGAFNLGLLLAREGSEREAALWWSRAANDGHGRAALRLALLAARRGELTEGQRWCARAVELGPAEVAERAARLQEALHQELTA; encoded by the coding sequence ATGGTATTTATGGGGGACAGGGCAACTCTGTTGGAGACAGGGCGGTTTGTGCAACGGCGGACACGGGGCCCGGAGCGGGCGCCGGCCGCGGCGTCGGCCGCGGTCACCGACGGGGCGGCGGGAACCGCCGAGCAGGCCGTGACCAGCGACGACTCCACCACCGGGGCCACCGGGACGACGGGGGTCACGGTCACGCCAGGCAACCCAGGTAACACCGAGACCGCCGCCGGGCCCTCGTACACGGCAGACATGACCGCCGCCGGGGTCTCCGAGGCCGCCGAGACGCCCGAGACCTCCGAGGACGTCGAGCGCCACCGCCGTGCCGCCGACGCGGGCGACACCGCCGCGATGAGCGTCGTCGGAGCCCTGCTGCTGCGCCGGGGCGAACTCGACGCCGCCGAACCCTATCTGCGCGGGGCAACCGCCGACGGCGACCGGGCCGCCGCCAACAACCTCGGCGTCCTGCTCCACCAGCGCGGCTACCCGGACGAGGCGGCCGGCTGGTGGCGCATCGCGGCCGTCGCGGGCTCCGCCTCCGCCGCGCACGCGCTCGGCCGGCACCTGCGCGAGCGGGGCGACGAGCCGGGCGCCGAGTACTGGCTGCGCCAGTCCGCCGAACAGGGCCACGCGCTGGGCGCCTACGCCCTCGCGGACCTGCTGGAGCACCGCAGCGACGTCGGCGCCGAGCGCTGGCTGCGCGCCGCCGCCGAACAGGGGCACCGGGAGGCCGCGTACCGGCTGGCCAGGACGATCGAACGCAACGCCGTCGAGGACCCGCACCAGGCCTTCGGGCTCGGGCGGGCGCCCGTCGAAGCCGTCGAGCCCCCGGTGAACGCCGCCGGCGCACCCGGCGACGGCCCGGTCGCGGGTCCCGCCGAGGGCCGGGTCGGCGAGGCCGAACAGTGGTACCGGCAGGCGGCGGCCCGGGGCCACCGCCGTGCGGCGCTGCACCTCGGCGCCATCCTGGAGCGGCGCGGCGAGCTCAAGGAGGCCGGGCGCTGGTACCTCACCTCCGCGCGGGCCGGTGAGGCCCGGGCGGCCTGCGCCCTGGCCTTCCTGCTGCGGGACGTCGGCGACGTGGAGAGCGCCGCCGTGTGGTGGCTCCGCGCCGCCCAGGAGGGCGACGGCAACGCCGCCAACGCGCTCGGCGCTCTGCACGCCGACCGGGGCGAGCCGCAGACCGCCGAGCGGTGGTACCGGGCCGCCCTGGACGCGGGCGACGTGAACGGCGCGTACAACCTCGGCCTGCTCTGCGCCGCCCAGGACCGCACCCCGCAGGCCGAGCAGTGGTACCGCCGGGCCGCCTACGCGGGCCACCGCGAGGCGTCCAACGCGCTCGCCGTACTGCTCCTCCAGGCCGGCGACGCGACCGGGGCCGAACCCTGGTTCTCCAAGGCCGCCGAGGCGGGCAGCGTGGACGCCGCCTTCAACCTCGGCATCCTGCACGCCGGCCGGGACGAGGAACTCGCGGCACTGGGCTGGTACAAACGCGCGGCATCCGCCGGGCACACCGACGCGGCGCTCCAGGTCGCCATGGCGCTGCTGCGCCAGGGCGACGACCAGGAGGCCGAACGCCATCTGCGTACCGCCGCCGGCGGGGGCAGCGCCGAGGCCGCCTTCCGGCTGGCCGGGGTCCTCGACGCGCGGCGCCCGCCGCGCGCGACGCCGGTCCTCGGCGAGCCGATGCCGGAGAAGACCGAGTGCGAGGAGTGGTACGAGCGCGCCGCCGAGCAGGGGCACCGCCGCGCCCAGGTCCGGGTCGGCATGCTCTGCGCCGCGCGCGGCGACGTGGAGAACGCCGCGCGCTGGTACCGCGAGGCCGCCGAGGCGGGCAGCCGCAACGGCGCCTTCAACCTCGGGCTGCTGCTGGCCCGCGAGGGCAGCGAGCGCGAGGCGGCCCTGTGGTGGAGCCGCGCCGCCAACGACGGCCACGGCCGGGCGGCGCTCCGCCTCGCGCTGCTCGCCGCGCGCCGGGGCGAGCTCACCGAGGGGCAGCGCTGGTGTGCCCGTGCGGTCGAGCTGGGCCCGGCCGAGGTCGCCGAGCGCGCCGCCCGCCTCCAGGAGGCGCTGCACCAGGAGCTCACGGCCTGA
- a CDS encoding molybdenum cofactor biosynthesis protein MoaE, producing MASLHDHRGDHPGERAAADPVRLLAIRETPLSVDEVFRAVGDDAAGGIALFVGTVRNHDGGQDVGALGYSCHPSAEDELRRVAEKVVADYPVRALAAVHRVGELDVGDLAVVVAVACPHRAEAFEACRKLIDDLKHEVPIWKHQRFLDGTEEWVGAC from the coding sequence ATGGCATCCCTTCACGACCACCGCGGCGACCACCCCGGCGAGCGGGCCGCGGCCGACCCCGTCCGGCTGCTGGCGATCCGCGAGACCCCGCTCTCCGTCGACGAGGTCTTCCGGGCGGTGGGGGACGACGCGGCCGGAGGGATCGCGCTCTTCGTCGGCACGGTGCGCAACCACGACGGTGGCCAGGACGTCGGGGCGCTCGGCTACTCCTGCCATCCGTCCGCCGAGGACGAGCTGCGCAGGGTCGCCGAGAAGGTCGTCGCGGACTACCCGGTCCGCGCCCTCGCCGCCGTCCATCGGGTGGGTGAACTGGACGTGGGCGATCTGGCGGTGGTGGTGGCCGTCGCCTGCCCGCACCGCGCGGAGGCGTTCGAGGCCTGCCGGAAGCTGATCGACGACCTCAAGCATGAGGTGCCGATCTGGAAACACCAGCGGTTCCTGGACGGCACCGAGGAGTGGGTCGGCGCCTGCTGA
- a CDS encoding Fur family transcriptional regulator has protein sequence MSDLLERLRGRGWRMTAQRRVVAEVLDGEHVHLTADEVHARAVDRLPEISRATVYNTLGEMVSLGEVLEVSTDRRAKRYDPNARRPHHHLVCANCGAIRDVHPTGNPLADLPAEERFGFTVSGVEVTYRGLCPNCASTTV, from the coding sequence ATGAGTGACCTGCTGGAACGACTCCGAGGACGCGGCTGGCGCATGACGGCGCAGCGCCGCGTGGTCGCCGAGGTCCTCGACGGCGAACACGTGCACCTGACCGCCGACGAAGTGCACGCGCGGGCCGTGGACCGGCTGCCCGAGATCTCGCGGGCCACCGTCTACAACACCCTGGGCGAGATGGTGTCGCTGGGCGAGGTGCTGGAGGTCTCCACGGACCGCCGCGCCAAGCGGTACGACCCGAACGCCCGCCGTCCGCACCACCACTTGGTCTGCGCGAACTGCGGCGCCATCCGCGACGTCCACCCCACCGGCAATCCGCTGGCCGACCTGCCCGCCGAGGAGCGCTTCGGCTTCACGGTGTCGGGCGTCGAGGTGACGTACCGCGGGCTCTGCCCGAACTGCGCGTCGACGACCGTCTGA
- a CDS encoding UPF0182 family protein, with amino-acid sequence MPDRGGGPTGPRIRVGRPSRRARTLLMTLGVLAALGMAFIMFAGFWTDWLWYRSVSYSSVFTTTLWTKIGLFLVFGLLMALAVGLNVWLAHRLRPPLSAMSLEQQSLDRYRMGVAPFKKWVLLAVTALVGLISGASASGQWRTWLMYVNGVSFGQKDPQFHLDVSFYAFDLPWYRFLLGFGFAAVVLSLIAAALTHYLYGGLRITSPGARATGAATGHLSVLLGVFVALKAVAYWLDRYGLAVKSSDFKATDNWTGLRYVDANAYLPAKTILFCIAVICAVLFFATLWRRTWQLPVIGFGLMVLSAILIGGLYPAIVQKFQVQPNEQAKEAPFIQKNIKATREAYDIDDAQVDDYAGKSTETEGAALRTQADAAASYRVMDPNVVSPAFQQLQQKRNYYQFPATLDVDRYEEDGKEQDTVVGLRELNLAGLPKRNWINDHFTYTHGYGVIAAQGTSTGTNPVGSPDFTESGLPTTGKLGEYEQRIYYGEKTQQYSIVGGPQKELDYEDDGEKTTSYKGDSGVSLASAFNRAAYAVSFSEPQILYSGAIGDGSRILYNRTPKERVEAVAPWLTIDGDAYPAVVNHRIEWIVDAYTTTNGYPYASRTTLGDTTADSLTTNQRAVVAQQNQVNYIRNSVKATVDAYDGTVTLYEWDTKDPVLKTWRKAFPGTVKDRSAIPQELMDHLRYPQDLFKVQRELLTRYHVTNPAQFYSGSDAWQVPDDPTNKEPGSVPPYYLSMKMPDQDQQTFSLTTTFTPRGRPDLGAFMAVDADAASDDYGTIRLLRVTNTVKGPGQVQSELNGNDDVAEFVRNLKGTDSDIEYGNLLTVPLDGGFLYVEPVYTRGGNQNYPLLRKVAASFGSKIVFENSLGEALNAVFNVDGGTTQPTEPTEPTKPTEPTQPPATGDAALKAAIADAQKAYDASEEALRKPDWDAYGKAQEDLQDALKRAAEAQSGAGGSKAADPGTGSGSAGSTDKDTAAPAEGASDQGS; translated from the coding sequence ATGCCGGACCGCGGCGGAGGCCCGACCGGGCCACGGATCAGAGTCGGCCGCCCGTCACGGCGTGCCCGTACCCTTCTCATGACGCTCGGCGTTCTCGCGGCGCTCGGTATGGCGTTCATCATGTTCGCCGGGTTCTGGACCGACTGGCTCTGGTACCGCTCGGTGTCGTACTCGTCGGTCTTCACCACCACGCTGTGGACGAAGATCGGCCTGTTCCTCGTCTTCGGGCTGCTGATGGCGCTCGCCGTCGGCCTCAACGTCTGGCTCGCCCACCGGCTCCGGCCGCCGCTGAGCGCGATGTCGCTGGAGCAGCAGAGCCTGGACCGCTACCGCATGGGTGTCGCCCCGTTCAAGAAGTGGGTGCTCCTCGCGGTCACCGCGCTCGTCGGGCTGATCTCCGGGGCCTCCGCCTCGGGCCAGTGGCGCACCTGGCTGATGTACGTCAACGGCGTCTCCTTCGGGCAGAAGGACCCCCAGTTCCACCTGGACGTCTCCTTCTACGCCTTCGACCTGCCGTGGTACCGCTTCCTGCTCGGCTTCGGCTTCGCCGCGGTCGTGCTGTCGCTCATCGCCGCGGCACTGACGCACTACCTCTACGGCGGCCTGCGGATCACCAGCCCCGGCGCCCGCGCGACCGGCGCGGCCACCGGGCACCTCTCGGTGCTCCTCGGCGTCTTCGTCGCGCTGAAGGCCGTGGCGTACTGGCTCGACCGGTACGGACTGGCCGTGAAGTCCAGTGACTTCAAGGCCACCGACAACTGGACCGGCCTGCGGTACGTCGATGCCAACGCCTACCTTCCGGCGAAGACGATCCTGTTCTGCATCGCCGTCATCTGCGCGGTGCTGTTCTTCGCGACGCTCTGGCGCCGCACCTGGCAGCTCCCGGTGATCGGCTTCGGGCTGATGGTCCTCTCGGCCATCCTGATCGGCGGGCTCTACCCGGCGATCGTCCAGAAGTTCCAGGTCCAGCCGAACGAGCAGGCCAAGGAAGCCCCGTTCATCCAGAAGAACATCAAGGCGACCCGCGAGGCGTACGACATCGACGACGCACAGGTCGACGACTACGCCGGCAAGAGCACGGAGACCGAGGGCGCCGCGCTGCGCACCCAGGCCGACGCCGCCGCGAGTTACCGCGTGATGGACCCCAACGTCGTCTCCCCGGCGTTCCAGCAGCTCCAGCAGAAGCGGAACTACTACCAGTTCCCGGCGACGCTGGACGTGGACCGCTACGAAGAGGACGGCAAGGAGCAGGACACCGTCGTCGGACTGCGCGAGCTCAACCTCGCGGGCCTGCCCAAGCGGAACTGGATCAACGACCACTTCACGTACACCCACGGCTACGGCGTCATCGCGGCCCAGGGCACCAGCACGGGCACCAACCCCGTCGGCTCCCCGGACTTCACCGAGTCCGGACTGCCGACGACGGGGAAGCTCGGCGAGTACGAGCAGCGGATCTACTACGGCGAGAAGACGCAGCAGTACTCCATCGTCGGCGGGCCCCAGAAGGAGCTCGACTACGAGGACGACGGCGAGAAGACCACGAGTTACAAGGGTGACAGCGGGGTCAGCCTCGCCAGCGCCTTCAACCGTGCCGCGTACGCGGTCTCGTTCAGCGAGCCGCAGATCCTCTACTCGGGGGCCATCGGCGACGGCTCGCGGATCCTCTACAACCGCACGCCCAAGGAGCGCGTCGAGGCGGTCGCCCCGTGGCTGACCATCGACGGCGACGCCTACCCGGCGGTCGTCAACCACCGGATCGAGTGGATCGTCGACGCGTACACCACGACGAACGGCTACCCGTACGCCTCCCGTACGACGCTCGGCGACACCACGGCCGACTCGCTGACGACCAACCAGCGCGCGGTCGTCGCCCAGCAGAACCAGGTCAACTACATCCGCAACTCGGTGAAGGCCACCGTCGACGCGTACGACGGCACCGTCACGCTCTACGAGTGGGACACGAAGGACCCGGTCCTCAAGACCTGGCGCAAGGCGTTCCCCGGGACGGTCAAGGACAGGTCCGCCATCCCGCAGGAGCTCATGGACCACCTGCGGTACCCGCAGGACCTCTTCAAGGTCCAGCGCGAGCTGCTGACCCGCTACCACGTCACCAACCCCGCGCAGTTCTACAGCGGCAGTGACGCGTGGCAGGTGCCGGACGACCCGACCAACAAGGAACCGGGCTCCGTTCCGCCGTACTACCTCTCCATGAAGATGCCGGACCAGGATCAGCAGACGTTCTCGCTGACCACGACGTTCACACCGAGAGGCCGCCCCGACCTCGGGGCGTTCATGGCGGTGGACGCCGACGCGGCCAGCGACGACTACGGAACGATCAGACTCCTCAGAGTCACCAACACGGTGAAGGGACCCGGGCAGGTACAGAGCGAGCTCAACGGCAACGACGACGTCGCCGAGTTCGTGAGAAACCTCAAGGGCACCGACTCGGACATCGAGTACGGAAACCTCCTCACCGTGCCCCTGGACGGCGGGTTCCTCTACGTCGAGCCGGTCTACACGCGCGGTGGCAACCAGAACTACCCGCTGCTGCGCAAGGTGGCCGCCTCGTTCGGATCGAAGATCGTCTTCGAGAACAGTCTCGGAGAGGCGCTGAACGCGGTCTTCAATGTGGACGGCGGCACCACCCAGCCGACCGAGCCCACCGAGCCGACGAAGCCCACCGAGCCGACCCAGCCGCCGGCCACCGGTGACGCGGCGCTCAAGGCGGCCATCGCGGACGCCCAGAAGGCGTACGACGCCAGCGAGGAGGCGCTCCGGAAGCCGGACTGGGATGCCTACGGCAAGGCCCAGGAAGACCTCCAGGACGCCCTGAAGCGGGCTGCCGAGGCCCAGTCCGGGGCGGGCGGCTCGAAGGCCGCCGACCCGGGCACGGGCTCAGGCTCCGCCGGCAGCACGGACAAGGACACCGCCGCTCCGGCGGAGGGGGCCTCCGACCAGGGCAGCTGA
- a CDS encoding SDR family oxidoreductase, with product MSSPDPQVRGARNLNDPTTEKKPAKNISGKRGPVVAVTGAATGVGARLTAHLAASDEIGRVVAIDERRADVPGVTWHVLDVRDPAIAEKLRGADVVVHLAVDLDLETDPAARTAYNVRGTQTVLTAAAAVGVHRVVLCTSAMVYGALPDNDIPLSEDAELRATAEATGVGDLLEIERLGRRAPRAHPGLNVTVVRPAVLVGGTDTALTRYFESPRLLVVAGSRPTWQFCHVEDLVSALEYAALELIDGEFAVGCDGWLEQEQVEELSGVRRMELPSAVALGAAARLHRIGLTPSPAGDLAYTMHPWVVSVGRLHDAGWRPRWTNEEVLAALLEEVEGRHTLAGRRLGRKDATAAGAAGATVALLGTAALVRRARKARRRI from the coding sequence GTGAGTTCCCCAGATCCTCAGGTTCGCGGAGCGCGAAACCTGAACGACCCCACGACCGAGAAGAAGCCCGCGAAAAACATTTCCGGGAAGCGGGGCCCCGTCGTCGCGGTCACCGGCGCGGCGACCGGAGTGGGAGCGAGGCTCACCGCGCACCTCGCCGCGTCGGACGAGATCGGGCGGGTCGTCGCCATCGACGAGCGGCGCGCGGACGTACCCGGGGTGACCTGGCACGTCCTCGACGTGCGGGACCCCGCCATCGCCGAGAAACTGCGGGGCGCGGACGTCGTGGTACACCTCGCCGTCGACCTCGATCTGGAGACCGACCCGGCGGCCCGCACCGCGTACAACGTGCGCGGCACTCAGACCGTGCTGACCGCCGCCGCGGCCGTGGGCGTCCACCGGGTCGTGCTCTGCACCTCCGCGATGGTCTACGGAGCCTTGCCGGACAACGACATCCCCCTCTCCGAGGACGCCGAACTGCGGGCCACCGCCGAGGCCACCGGGGTCGGCGACCTGCTGGAGATCGAACGCCTGGGCCGCCGCGCCCCGCGCGCCCACCCCGGCCTGAACGTCACCGTCGTCCGCCCGGCCGTCCTGGTCGGCGGTACGGACACCGCGCTCACCCGCTACTTCGAGTCGCCCCGCCTCCTCGTGGTGGCCGGATCGCGGCCGACCTGGCAGTTCTGCCATGTCGAGGACCTGGTCAGCGCGCTGGAGTACGCGGCGCTGGAATTGATCGACGGGGAGTTCGCCGTCGGCTGCGACGGCTGGCTGGAGCAGGAGCAGGTCGAGGAGCTCAGCGGGGTACGCCGGATGGAGCTGCCCTCGGCGGTCGCGCTGGGCGCCGCCGCCCGGCTGCACCGGATCGGGCTGACCCCCTCCCCGGCCGGCGACCTCGCCTACACGATGCACCCCTGGGTGGTCAGCGTGGGCCGGCTGCACGACGCGGGCTGGCGGCCGCGCTGGACCAACGAGGAGGTGCTGGCCGCACTCCTCGAAGAGGTGGAGGGCCGCCACACCCTGGCCGGCCGCCGGCTCGGCCGCAAGGACGCCACCGCGGCGGGCGCCGCCGGGGCGACGGTCGCGCTGCTCGGCACGGCCGCCCTGGTCCGCCGCGCCCGCAAGGCCCGCCGCCGGATCTGA
- a CDS encoding catalase translates to MTQGPLTTQAGAPVADNQNSETAGAGGPVLVQDQALLEKLAHFNRERIPERVVHARGAGAYGTFTLTRDVSQWTRAAFLSEVGKQTETFLRFSTVAGNLGSADAVRDPRGFALKFYTEEGNYDLVGNNTPVFFIRDAIKFPDFIHTQKRDPYTGSQEADNVWDFWGLSPESTHQVTWLFGDRGIPATLRHMNGYGSHTYQWNNEAGEVFWVKYHFKTDQGIKNLTTDEANRLSGVDPDSHQRDLRESIERGDFPSWTVQVQIMPAADAATYRFNPFDLTKVWPHEDYPPVEIGKLELNRNPENIFAEVEQSIFSPAHFVPGIGPSPDKMLQGRLFAYGDAHRYRVGINADHLPVNRPHATEARTNSRDGHLYDGRHAGSKNYEPNSFGGPAQTGRPLWQPTPVDGVTGNHVTPVHAEDDDFVQAGNLYRLLSEDEKERLVENLAQFIAKVSREDIAERAVDNFRRADGDFGKRLEEAVRARRA, encoded by the coding sequence GTGACGCAGGGACCGCTCACCACGCAGGCCGGGGCTCCGGTCGCCGACAACCAGAACAGTGAGACGGCGGGCGCCGGCGGTCCGGTTCTCGTACAGGACCAGGCGTTGCTGGAGAAGCTCGCCCACTTCAACCGGGAGCGCATCCCGGAGCGCGTGGTGCACGCCCGCGGCGCCGGTGCGTACGGCACCTTCACGCTGACCCGCGACGTCTCGCAGTGGACGCGCGCCGCGTTCCTCTCCGAGGTCGGCAAGCAGACGGAGACCTTCCTCCGCTTCTCGACCGTCGCCGGGAACCTCGGCTCCGCCGACGCCGTGCGTGACCCCCGTGGCTTCGCGCTGAAGTTCTACACCGAGGAGGGCAACTACGACCTCGTCGGCAACAACACCCCGGTGTTCTTCATCCGGGACGCCATCAAGTTCCCCGACTTCATCCACACCCAGAAGCGCGACCCGTACACCGGCTCGCAGGAGGCGGACAACGTGTGGGACTTCTGGGGCCTGTCACCCGAGTCGACCCACCAGGTCACCTGGCTCTTCGGCGACCGCGGCATACCCGCAACGCTGCGCCACATGAACGGCTACGGCTCGCACACGTACCAGTGGAACAACGAGGCCGGCGAGGTCTTCTGGGTCAAGTACCACTTCAAGACCGACCAGGGCATCAAGAACCTCACCACCGACGAGGCCAACCGCCTCTCCGGCGTGGACCCGGACAGCCACCAGCGCGACCTGCGCGAGTCCATCGAGCGCGGCGACTTCCCGTCCTGGACCGTGCAGGTGCAGATCATGCCCGCGGCCGACGCGGCGACCTACCGCTTCAACCCGTTCGACCTCACCAAGGTGTGGCCGCACGAGGACTACCCGCCGGTCGAGATCGGGAAGCTGGAGCTCAACCGCAACCCGGAGAACATCTTCGCCGAGGTCGAGCAGTCCATCTTCAGCCCGGCGCACTTCGTGCCCGGCATCGGCCCGTCCCCGGACAAGATGCTCCAGGGCCGCCTCTTCGCGTACGGCGACGCCCACCGCTACCGCGTCGGCATCAACGCCGACCACCTGCCGGTGAACCGCCCGCACGCCACCGAGGCGCGGACCAACAGCCGTGACGGCCACCTCTACGACGGCCGTCACGCCGGTTCGAAGAACTACGAGCCGAACAGCTTCGGCGGTCCGGCCCAGACGGGCCGGCCGCTCTGGCAGCCCACCCCGGTCGACGGCGTCACCGGCAACCACGTGACGCCGGTCCACGCCGAGGACGACGACTTCGTGCAGGCGGGCAACCTCTACCGGCTGCTCTCCGAGGACGAGAAGGAGCGCCTGGTCGAGAACCTCGCCCAGTTCATCGCCAAGGTCTCGCGCGAGGACATCGCCGAGCGCGCGGTGGACAACTTCCGCCGGGCCGACGGCGACTTCGGCAAGCGGCTGGAGGAAGCGGTGCGGGCCCGGCGCGCCTGA
- a CDS encoding PPA1309 family protein — protein MPNVSSSGPPMAASPLTVAVLEIDEYAAGLGWDRPARLFALVDTASLRVQEPGLARQLGLGADGKAPAAFTPVEQEEIPESKPLDEFLATIAWPAGVAGCALTVERLMLPPSAEASVPEGLSGKKLTAWVAAHPERQEVRMTVAVLRNGKRESAIRLREKDSASEVLTGPTLVPGLADALAATFES, from the coding sequence ATGCCCAACGTTTCTTCCTCAGGTCCTCCGATGGCCGCGAGTCCCCTGACCGTCGCGGTGCTCGAAATCGACGAGTACGCCGCCGGTCTCGGATGGGACCGCCCCGCCCGCCTTTTCGCCCTCGTCGACACCGCCAGCCTGCGCGTCCAGGAGCCGGGCCTCGCCCGCCAGCTCGGGCTCGGCGCGGACGGTAAGGCGCCCGCCGCCTTCACCCCCGTCGAACAGGAGGAGATCCCCGAGAGCAAGCCGCTGGACGAGTTCCTCGCCACGATCGCCTGGCCGGCCGGGGTGGCGGGGTGCGCGCTGACGGTCGAGCGGCTCATGCTGCCGCCGTCCGCCGAAGCCTCCGTACCCGAAGGGCTCAGCGGCAAGAAGCTGACCGCGTGGGTGGCCGCGCACCCGGAGCGGCAGGAGGTCCGGATGACCGTGGCCGTGCTGCGCAACGGCAAGCGGGAGTCGGCGATCCGGCTGCGGGAGAAGGACTCCGCCAGCGAGGTCCTCACCGGCCCCACGCTCGTCCCGGGGCTGGCCGACGCGCTGGCCGCGACCTTCGAGTCCTGA